Below is a window of Arthrobacter sp. SLBN-112 DNA.
GACCGTGGCCCAGTTGGATTCTGCGTCACCGGACTGTGCCACCACGCGCAGGGCGGCGTCGCCTGACTCGTAGATGTCCAGCGTTGTCTGGCCGGTTGTCGTTGGGGCGGGCATGGTCAGGAAACCTTTTGCTTTGCGGCGAGCACCTGTGCCAACGGGGCGATGGTGACGCCTGCGGCGATAAGTTCGCTGCGAATCAGGCGGGCAAGTTCGACGGCGCCCGGGTTGTCGCCGTGGAGCAGCACCGTGTCGGCATTGATGGCGATGTCGCTGCCGGAGACTGTTTCGATGAGTCCTTCGGTCACCATCCGCACAGTGCGCTGGACAATGACGGAGGGGTCGTGGATCACGGCGCCGGGCCGGCTGCGCGGCACCAGTGTGCCGTCATCCTGGTAGGCGCGGTCCGCGATGCCAACGATAGCCACCCGCAGGCCGCGCTCCGCCGCCGCAGTGGCGAGTTCACCGTCCTGCGCCAGGATGATTAGCTTCGGGTCCACCCGGGCGGCGGCATCCGATACGGCTCCGGCGTAGTCCGCGCGGGTGGCCACCAGGTTGCCCAGGCGGCCATGGGGAGCCAAGTGGGAGACGGTACCGCCGTGGTAGGCGGCAAACGCCGACAGGGCTCCCAGCTGATAGATGACGTCGGTGCGGACTTCGTCAGCGGTGAGGTCCATGGCCCGGCGGCCGAAGCCGCGAAGATCCGGGAAGCTCGGATGGGCGCCGATGCCAACTCCCGTCCGGACACATTCAGCCACCGTGGCGTCCATGATGTCAGGGTCCCCTGCGTGGAAGCCGCAGGCGATGTTGGCGCTGGACACGATCTCCAGCAGGGCTTTGTCGTCACCGATCGAGTAGGCTCCAAAACCTTCACCAAGATCCGCTACGAGATCAACTGTGGGCATTACGGGCCTTTCTCTGCCGGGTACTGTGGGTGTAAATGAGTGTGGCATCGGTATATGAGCCACACAAAGACGAATGCGGTATCACGCTATAGGGAACAGTTATGACCCTAAGAGGCGCTATTGGCGACCCAAAAAATGTAGGCGGCCATTGTTTCGTGACGACAAGACCGGCCTTTCCAACAAATTGTTTCCCTGCTTATGCACAAAACATATGCCGCCATCAAAACCGGCGATGGCTAGGCGGGGATAGAATGTTCTGGTCATTGGAAAGTCATCTGCAATTAACCTATGCCCGAGACTCGGATCACACAAAGACGTAATGCCTGTCCCGCCATAGCGCCAACGTATGACCCCGCATGCTGTGCCGTCCCCGCTGAAAGAGGAGCGCTATGGACACCCGGAAGCTGGCGTACTTCGTCAAGATCGTCGACTCAGGAAGCATCACCAAGGCGGCCGCCGCCCTCCACGTGGCCCAGCCGGCGCTGAGCCAGCAGGTGTCGGCCCTGGAAACGGAGCTGAAGCAGCGGCTCCTGATCCGGAGCAAGCAGGGCGTGGAACCCACGGCGGCCGGCCATACCCTGTACCGGCACGCGCAGACCATCCTGCGCCAAGTGGAGCAGGCAAGGATCGATGTGGCAGCTTCAGGAGCGGCGCCTTCGGGCCGCGTCTCCATCGCTATTGCCCCGTACAGCATGGCTTCCAGCCTCACGCCGAGGATCATCAGCGAGGTGGGCCGGCGCTACCCGGACATCGTGCTGCACCTGACCGAGATCTACGGCGGCGTGCTGAGCGAGGCCATCAAGAACGGCAGGCTGGACATGGCCCTCATCTATGAACCGGGGCCCATTCGTGGTGTGCAGTTCACCACCCTCATCGTCGAGGACCTGTACCTGGTGGTCAACGCCGCAAGGGAGCTTCCGGTGGACCCCGGGGCGGGCACCATCGCCCTGGAAGCGGCGGCCACCCTGGGCCTGTTCCTGCCCGAACGGATCCACACCTTGCGCCAGGTGGTGGAGGCGGGCTTCGACAGCAAGGGCCTCACGCTGCACCTGGTAGGGGAAGTGGAATCGGTGCCGTCCCTGACCAGGCTGCTGCGCAGCGACCTGGGTGCGACCATCCTGCCCAAGTCGGCTGCGGATGCGCTGTTCCATGAGGAGGACTTCCGGGTCCTGCGGATCACCGGACCTGCACTGCAGTGCAAGATCGCGCTGTGCACTCCGGACCACGAACCGCTCTCCGAGGCCGGTTCCGCCGTACTGCTGGTACTGAAGGAAATGCTCCAGGAAATGCTCCGCAGCAAATACCAGCCGCTTTCCAGCGGAACACCCTCCGCTGGAGCGGATGCATCATAAGCGGCCCTTATCAGGTCACGCTCCATTAGTCTTATC
It encodes the following:
- a CDS encoding 5-oxoprolinase subunit PxpA — encoded protein: MPTVDLVADLGEGFGAYSIGDDKALLEIVSSANIACGFHAGDPDIMDATVAECVRTGVGIGAHPSFPDLRGFGRRAMDLTADEVRTDVIYQLGALSAFAAYHGGTVSHLAPHGRLGNLVATRADYAGAVSDAAARVDPKLIILAQDGELATAAAERGLRVAIVGIADRAYQDDGTLVPRSRPGAVIHDPSVIVQRTVRMVTEGLIETVSGSDIAINADTVLLHGDNPGAVELARLIRSELIAAGVTIAPLAQVLAAKQKVS
- the nac gene encoding nitrogen assimilation transcriptional regulator NAC; this encodes MDTRKLAYFVKIVDSGSITKAAAALHVAQPALSQQVSALETELKQRLLIRSKQGVEPTAAGHTLYRHAQTILRQVEQARIDVAASGAAPSGRVSIAIAPYSMASSLTPRIISEVGRRYPDIVLHLTEIYGGVLSEAIKNGRLDMALIYEPGPIRGVQFTTLIVEDLYLVVNAARELPVDPGAGTIALEAAATLGLFLPERIHTLRQVVEAGFDSKGLTLHLVGEVESVPSLTRLLRSDLGATILPKSAADALFHEEDFRVLRITGPALQCKIALCTPDHEPLSEAGSAVLLVLKEMLQEMLRSKYQPLSSGTPSAGADAS